The following are from one region of the Paenibacillus protaetiae genome:
- a CDS encoding tetraprenyl-beta-curcumene synthase family protein: MRAAKLDGRHIPQSPFKLMYRVYKYVLPSVEHELRQLRAFAERIPDPELRAQALDSLTSKKFHCQGGAVYAAANLEQRNTLIPLIVALQTISDYLDNLCDRSTSLDPDDFRQLHQSMLDAVHPGAELQDYYALHNEKDDGGYLRHLVQTCQRHAANLPSYASVQSAVTELVMLYSDLQVYKHIRRELREPRLLAWWEPYRSRYPELQWNEFAAATGSTLGMFTLFLAAGSEGLTAREADAIKNTYFPHVCGLHILLDYLIDQEEDVQGGDLNFCNYYDNYTLLAERMSMIARRAREDVVVLPGSKFHRLIIEGLLALYLSDPKVRGQAEVRMVTRKLMKRSPLTRVFFLVNSVWIRRQQA; encoded by the coding sequence ATGAGAGCAGCAAAATTAGACGGCCGGCATATCCCCCAAAGCCCATTTAAGCTTATGTATCGCGTGTATAAATATGTCCTGCCCAGTGTCGAGCACGAATTACGGCAGCTGCGCGCTTTTGCCGAACGGATCCCCGATCCGGAGCTTCGTGCGCAGGCGCTGGACAGCCTAACCAGCAAGAAGTTTCATTGCCAAGGCGGCGCCGTATATGCGGCGGCTAATTTGGAGCAGCGAAACACGCTCATTCCGCTTATTGTCGCGCTTCAGACGATTAGCGATTATTTGGATAATTTATGCGACCGAAGCACTTCGCTTGATCCGGATGATTTTCGGCAGCTGCACCAATCTATGCTGGATGCTGTTCATCCCGGCGCGGAGCTTCAAGATTATTACGCTTTGCATAACGAGAAGGATGATGGCGGCTATTTGCGCCATTTGGTGCAGACTTGCCAGCGCCATGCCGCAAATTTGCCTTCTTACGCCAGCGTCCAGAGCGCTGTAACGGAACTGGTGATGTTATACAGCGACCTTCAAGTGTACAAGCACATTCGCCGCGAATTGCGCGAGCCGCGCCTGCTCGCCTGGTGGGAGCCGTACCGCAGCCGTTACCCGGAATTACAATGGAACGAATTTGCCGCGGCTACCGGTTCAACGTTAGGCATGTTTACGCTTTTTCTCGCTGCCGGCAGCGAAGGGCTAACTGCCCGGGAAGCTGATGCGATTAAAAATACATATTTCCCGCATGTATGCGGCCTGCATATTCTGCTTGATTATTTAATTGATCAGGAAGAGGATGTCCAAGGCGGCGATCTTAATTTTTGCAATTATTATGACAATTACACACTTCTTGCAGAGCGTATGTCCATGATTGCCAGAAGAGCCCGCGAAGATGTGGTTGTACTGCCGGGTTCCAAATTTCATCGCTTAATTATTGAAGGCTTGCTCGCCCTTTATTTGTCAGATCCGAAGGTGCGTGGTCAAGCGGAAGTACGTATGGTGACCCGGAAATTGATGAAAAGAAGTCCGCTCACCCGGGTTTTCTTTTTGGTCAACAGCGTATGGATCCGCCGGCAGCAGGCTTGA
- a CDS encoding MFS transporter, with the protein MDLSASVQTKSASAKKETLALRGYTFAVYTTQAVVTSFLPLYFLDGGYSEQQIGLLYSTGPIISIVSNLIMGLASDRYRTVKKLLILLLFGQLAAMAALFPAQHFAVVCLIMAAFYFFQTPMNPLTDSMILLSSQYTKTPYALIRIFGSLGFALAAYFLGLVLKATGPNWTLPLAWMTISLTLILAFFLRDYRAGSSKMDFSGFFKVVGNKHVVIFFSIILLVSIPHRMYEGFLAVSMRQMGASQSLIGLAWLASAASEIPILFLLGKYGHRFKELPLLALAALMYGIRFWINSQVSDPHWIIVTQFMHSVSFGIFFSTALRYISHMIPDEYRASGQAVFTVIWLGLAGALSGTFGGMLYEQLGRTAFFQTASVLGIAASAAFLLNHIWLNKKP; encoded by the coding sequence ATGGACTTATCTGCCTCAGTGCAAACCAAATCCGCCTCTGCCAAAAAAGAAACGCTGGCGCTCCGGGGGTATACGTTTGCGGTTTATACAACGCAAGCGGTTGTGACATCCTTTTTGCCGCTTTATTTTTTGGACGGCGGGTATTCGGAGCAGCAAATCGGGCTGCTTTATTCGACTGGACCCATTATTTCGATCGTCAGCAACTTAATTATGGGTCTAGCAAGCGACCGGTACCGTACGGTCAAAAAGCTGCTGATCCTGTTGCTGTTCGGCCAGCTGGCTGCGATGGCGGCTTTGTTTCCCGCACAGCATTTTGCGGTCGTGTGCCTTATTATGGCGGCCTTTTATTTTTTCCAGACGCCGATGAATCCGCTGACGGACAGCATGATTTTACTGTCCAGCCAATATACCAAAACGCCGTACGCGCTCATTCGGATTTTCGGATCGCTTGGTTTTGCGTTGGCAGCTTATTTTCTTGGACTCGTGCTGAAGGCGACTGGACCCAACTGGACGCTGCCGCTTGCGTGGATGACCATTTCGCTCACGCTCATTTTAGCGTTTTTCCTCCGGGACTATAGAGCCGGATCTTCCAAAATGGATTTTTCCGGCTTTTTTAAAGTAGTAGGAAATAAGCATGTCGTTATTTTTTTCAGTATTATATTGCTGGTTTCGATACCTCACCGGATGTATGAAGGTTTCCTTGCCGTGAGCATGCGCCAGATGGGCGCAAGCCAGTCGCTGATCGGGCTTGCTTGGCTGGCTTCGGCAGCCAGTGAAATTCCGATTTTGTTCCTGCTCGGCAAATACGGCCACCGGTTTAAGGAGCTGCCGCTCCTCGCCCTGGCCGCTCTGATGTACGGCATTCGTTTCTGGATTAACAGCCAGGTGTCCGACCCGCACTGGATCATCGTGACACAGTTCATGCACAGCGTTTCGTTCGGCATCTTTTTCTCCACGGCGCTGCGCTACATTTCGCATATGATTCCGGATGAATACCGGGCGTCCGGCCAGGCGGTATTTACCGTCATCTGGCTTGGCCTGGCCGGCGCATTAAGCGGCACATTCGGCGGCATGCTGTATGAGCAGCTCGGCAGAACAGCCTTTTTCCAAACGGCTTCTGTTCTGGGTATCGCGGCTTCGGCCGCTTTCCTGCTGAACCATATCTGGTTAAATAAGAAGCCATGA
- a CDS encoding cold shock domain-containing protein: MKGTVKWFNAEKGYGFIQVENGDDVFVHFSAIQGEGFKSLDEGQEVEFDITEGNRGPQAANVVKL; the protein is encoded by the coding sequence TTGAAAGGAACAGTTAAATGGTTTAACGCAGAGAAAGGCTACGGCTTTATCCAAGTTGAGAACGGAGACGACGTATTCGTTCACTTCTCTGCAATCCAAGGCGAAGGTTTCAAATCTTTGGATGAAGGACAAGAAGTTGAGTTTGATATCACAGAAGGCAACCGCGGTCCGCAAGCGGCTAACGTTGTTAAATTATAA
- a CDS encoding class I SAM-dependent methyltransferase, translating to MKKAAKYEQAGVAMTCRSYAEYVRMFDLDVSRLREGEVLDIAAGGSSFTAELNKEGTAYAVDPRYGPETSGWIREAAEEIDISTGKLQQIAPIYDWSYYGSPEAHRANRMKSLDTFAAHCLSEQGRPHYVQGALPKLPFESGRFSLVLCSHFLFLYAEQFGHKFHIDSVLEMMRVCKPGGEVRIYPLVSLSWEPYPGLDELMNAVIQAGGKPELFPSRLPFIPGSPFFLRITN from the coding sequence ATGAAGAAGGCAGCGAAATACGAGCAGGCTGGCGTTGCGATGACATGCCGTTCTTATGCGGAGTATGTCCGGATGTTTGATTTGGATGTGAGCCGGCTGAGAGAAGGCGAAGTGCTGGACATTGCGGCAGGCGGATCGTCGTTTACGGCGGAGCTGAATAAGGAAGGAACGGCCTATGCCGTTGATCCGCGGTACGGCCCCGAAACAAGCGGCTGGATCCGGGAAGCGGCGGAAGAGATTGATATTTCTACGGGCAAGCTTCAACAAATCGCACCTATTTATGATTGGAGTTATTACGGCAGTCCGGAGGCGCACCGGGCCAATCGGATGAAGTCGCTGGATACATTCGCAGCCCACTGCTTAAGCGAGCAGGGCCGGCCGCATTATGTGCAGGGAGCGCTGCCGAAGCTGCCATTTGAGAGCGGGCGATTTTCGCTTGTGTTGTGCAGCCATTTTTTGTTTCTATATGCGGAGCAGTTCGGGCATAAATTCCATATTGATTCAGTTCTGGAAATGATGCGTGTATGCAAACCGGGCGGCGAGGTCCGCATTTATCCGCTCGTTTCACTTTCATGGGAACCGTATCCGGGACTGGATGAGCTGATGAATGCTGTTATACAGGCGGGCGGGAAACCGGAGCTGTTCCCGTCGAGGCTTCCTTTTATTCCCGGATCACCATTTTTTTTGAGAATTACGAATTGA